A single window of Mesotoga sp. UBA6090 DNA harbors:
- a CDS encoding ABC transporter ATP-binding protein, which yields MPEIILKNLTKTFGSVIAVDNLDLTIEDRDFVTLLGPSGCGKTTTLRMISGLETPTVGEISIGGKVVFSSEKQLNLSPDKRDVGLLFQNYALWPHMTVYQNIAFGLENMKWSKEEIRKRVKEMGDLVKISDLLDRYPSELSGGQQQRVAIARTLAPNPKVLLMDEPLSNLDAKLRMEMRAELKRLHREIESTVVYVTHDQLEAMTLATKVCLLEEGVLQQYAPPLVIYDQPANVFVGDFIGNPSMNLIDAKVDRVEGETTVLRTAELSLEMLLMKKDDEVKSGDEVIIGLRPEDIELKPGSGENTCTIYSTLPSGMETVVRAKIKNTMFSIVVFGRVDFVVDSVMEISFFASNYLLFNKETKEKIGAGSLKLT from the coding sequence ATGCCTGAGATTATACTGAAGAATCTGACAAAGACTTTCGGAAGTGTCATCGCGGTTGACAATTTAGATCTTACAATTGAGGACCGCGACTTTGTGACACTTCTTGGTCCCTCCGGATGTGGTAAAACCACGACGCTTCGAATGATATCCGGGCTTGAGACTCCAACAGTTGGTGAGATCAGCATCGGTGGGAAGGTGGTCTTTTCAAGCGAGAAGCAGTTGAATCTCTCACCTGACAAGAGGGACGTGGGTCTCCTCTTCCAGAATTACGCATTGTGGCCGCATATGACTGTCTACCAGAACATAGCCTTCGGTCTGGAAAACATGAAGTGGAGCAAAGAGGAAATTAGAAAGCGAGTGAAGGAGATGGGCGATCTCGTCAAAATAAGCGATCTGCTTGACAGATATCCTTCAGAGCTTTCAGGTGGTCAGCAGCAGAGAGTTGCCATTGCCAGAACCCTCGCTCCAAATCCTAAGGTGCTTCTGATGGACGAACCGCTTTCTAACCTTGACGCAAAGTTGAGGATGGAAATGCGAGCCGAACTGAAACGACTTCACAGGGAAATAGAATCGACGGTCGTATACGTTACCCACGATCAGCTGGAAGCGATGACACTGGCAACCAAGGTCTGTCTCCTTGAAGAGGGGGTTCTCCAGCAGTATGCGCCTCCTCTCGTGATATACGATCAGCCTGCAAATGTCTTCGTTGGAGACTTCATCGGTAATCCATCGATGAATTTGATTGATGCGAAAGTAGATAGAGTTGAAGGAGAGACGACTGTTCTAAGAACGGCAGAACTGAGCCTGGAGATGCTTCTTATGAAGAAAGACGATGAAGTCAAGAGCGGAGATGAAGTAATAATTGGATTAAGGCCGGAAGACATCGAGCTGAAACCGGGTTCTGGAGAGAATACCTGTACGATCTACTCCACGCTCCCTTCTGGAATGGAGACGGTTGTGAGAGCAAAGATCAAGAACACCATGTTCTCAATAGTAGTTTTCGGAAGAGTAGATTTCGTGGTTGATTCTGTTATGGAGATCTCTTTCTTCGCCAGTAACTACCTTCTATTCAATAAAGAAACCAAAGAGAAAATCGGAGCTGGGTCGCTAAAGCTGACGTAG